The following coding sequences are from one Oncorhynchus kisutch isolate 150728-3 unplaced genomic scaffold, Okis_V2 scaffold1109, whole genome shotgun sequence window:
- the LOC116364620 gene encoding B-cell receptor CD22-like isoform X1 yields the protein MALRTAGSVLVVFLWSVAVALGQNGWSVTYTKKSICTLKGSTVEMSCSYTYPSGTVTTNFWFTKKYAVENYVNLRKDPDYKGRVMYRSDKTNGHTLTITDLRESDSAEYKFRFITDQTGGKYSGYPGVTLSVTDNRSLMDSMLSTPDLQVKVTTTWWSTTLTCSTTCILTGNPTYIWYRNSKIVQGASSPSYTVYFKTEDRFYCAVKDINSPAVSVEGHSYFHVTYTHQRICTLNGSSVDISCSYTYPSGHTISETIWYTKGKLHEAPQILSPGYGGRVEYLGNMQSDSILRITDLREEDSAEYKIRFRTGQTTWEPTIPGTTLTVTGLQVKLTPATVTEGQKVTLTCSTTCTLSDNPTYIWYKNGHVTNQSTSLFLNPVSSEDAGRYSCSVEGHEEIPSDEETLTVRYGPRNTSVSVSPSGEIVEGSSVTLTCSSDANPPVDKYTWYRKNVTSPKASGQSYSITNIISEDRGEYYCEAQNGRGSMNSTAQMIIVAGKPTSFVTAAVGIIVVVLVLILCLSGFMWFRKKASKSTSDTRDTSENVQGDSSPVYDNISGMAMTSTAAQTADTDNQDYVHYASVHFCGSKNQDVPLYSTVQLPQPQIQDEDLQYAAVKFSCPSAATR from the exons atggccttgagaacagcaggaagtgtgttggtggtctttctctggtctgtagcag TGGCACTTGGGCAGAATGGCTGGAGTGTTACCTACACCAAGAAGAGTATCTGTACCTTGAAGGGGTCAACAGTGGAGATGTCCTGCTCTTACACATATCCCAGTGGTACAGTAACAACAAACTTCTGGTTCACCAAAAAGTATGCTGTGGAGAATTATGTAAATCTGAGAAAGGACCCAGACTACAAAGGTCGTGTGATGTACCGTAGTGATAAGACGAATGGCCACACCCTGACAATCACAGACCTGAGAGAAAGTGACTCAGCTGAGTACAAGTTCAGATTTATAACAGATCAGACCGGAGGGAAATATTCTGGCTatcctggagtcactctgtctgttacag ACAACAGGTCATTGATGGATTCAATGTTATCTACTCCAGACCTGCAGGTGAAGGTGACCACTACATGGTGGTCAACgacactgacctgtagcaccacctgtattCTGACTGGTaaccccacctacatctggtacaggAACAGTAAGATTGTACAAGGGGCCTCCTCCCCCTCATACACAGTCTACTTTAAAACTGAAGACAGATTCTACTGTGCTGTAAAAGACATCAATTCTcctgcagtgt CTGTTGAGGGTCACAGTTATTTCCACGTGACTTACACCCATCAGAGGATCTGTACCTTGAATGGGTCATCAGTGGACATATCCTGCTCTTATACTTATCCCAGTGGTCATACAATCTCTGAAACAATCTGGTATACAAAAGGAAAACTTCATGAGGCGCCTCAAATCCTGAGCCCGGGGTATGGAGGTCGTGTGGAGTACCTTGGAAATATGCAGAGTGACTCCATCCTGAGaatcacagacctgagagagGAGGACTCAGCTGAGTATAAGATTAGATTCAGAACAGGTCAGACAACCTGGGAGCCCACCATCCCTGGAACAACTCTGACTGTCACAG GTCTGCAGGTGAAGTTGACTCCTGCCACTGTGACAGAGGGACAGAAGgtgacactgacctgtagcaccacctgtactctgagtgacaaccccacctacatctggtacaagaaTGGACATGTAACCAACCAATCTACCAGTCTGTTCCTAAACCCAGTCAGCAGTGAGGATGCAGGCAGATACTCCTGTTCTGTAGAAGGACATGAGGAGATCCCCTCTGATGAAGAGACTCTCACTGTCAGAT ATGGTCCAAGGAacacctcagtgtcagtcagtccctctggtgaaatagtggagggcagttcagtgactctgacctgcagcagtgatgccaacccacctgtggacaaatacacctgGTACAGGAAGAACGTAACCTCACCAAAAGCATCAGGACAGAGTTACAGCATCACTAACATCAtctctgaggacagaggagaatattACTGTGAGGCCCAGAATGGAAGAGGATCTATGAACTCTACAGCTCAGATGATCATTGTAGCAG GGAAACCCACCTCCTTTGTGACTGCAGCTGTAGGAATCATAGTGGttgttctggttctcatcctctgtctctctggcttcaTGTGGTTCAG GAAGAAGGCCTCCAAATCCACCTCTGACACAAGAGACAcatcagagaatgtacag gGAGACTCTAGTCCAGTGTATGACAACATCTCAGGCATGGCCATGACCTCTACTGCAGCACAGACAGCTGACACAGACAACCAGGATTATGTTCACTATGCCAGCGTCCACTTCTGTGGCTCCAAAAACCAGGACGTGCCTCTATACTCCACCGTCCAGCTGCCTCAGCCCCAGATTCAGGATGAGGATCTCCAGTATGCTGCTGTGAAATTCAGCTGCCCCAGTGCTGCCACCCGGTGA
- the LOC116364620 gene encoding B-cell receptor CD22-like isoform X3 → MALRTAGSVLVVFLWSVAVALGQNGWSVTYTKKSICTLKGSTVEMSCSYTYPSDLQVKVTTTWWSTTLTCSTTCILTGNPTYIWYRNSKIVQGASSPSYTVYFKTEDRFYCAVKDINSPAVSVEGHSYFHVTYTHQRICTLNGSSVDISCSYTYPSGHTISETIWYTKGKLHEAPQILSPGYGGRVEYLGNMQSDSILRITDLREEDSAEYKIRFRTGQTTWEPTIPGTTLTVTGLQVKLTPATVTEGQKVTLTCSTTCTLSDNPTYIWYKNGHVTNQSTSLFLNPVSSEDAGRYSCSVEGHEEIPSDEETLTVRYGPRNTSVSVSPSGEIVEGSSVTLTCSSDANPPVDKYTWYRKNVTSPKASGQSYSITNIISEDRGEYYCEAQNGRGSMNSTAQMIIVAGKPTSFVTAAVGIIVVVLVLILCLSGFMWFRKKASKSTSDTRDTSENVQGDSSPVYDNISGMAMTSTAAQTADTDNQDYVHYASVHFCGSKNQDVPLYSTVQLPQPQIQDEDLQYAAVKFSCPSAATR, encoded by the exons atggccttgagaacagcaggaagtgtgttggtggtctttctctggtctgtagcag TGGCACTTGGGCAGAATGGCTGGAGTGTTACCTACACCAAGAAGAGTATCTGTACCTTGAAGGGGTCAACAGTGGAGATGTCCTGCTCTTACACATATCCCAGTG ACCTGCAGGTGAAGGTGACCACTACATGGTGGTCAACgacactgacctgtagcaccacctgtattCTGACTGGTaaccccacctacatctggtacaggAACAGTAAGATTGTACAAGGGGCCTCCTCCCCCTCATACACAGTCTACTTTAAAACTGAAGACAGATTCTACTGTGCTGTAAAAGACATCAATTCTcctgcagtgt CTGTTGAGGGTCACAGTTATTTCCACGTGACTTACACCCATCAGAGGATCTGTACCTTGAATGGGTCATCAGTGGACATATCCTGCTCTTATACTTATCCCAGTGGTCATACAATCTCTGAAACAATCTGGTATACAAAAGGAAAACTTCATGAGGCGCCTCAAATCCTGAGCCCGGGGTATGGAGGTCGTGTGGAGTACCTTGGAAATATGCAGAGTGACTCCATCCTGAGaatcacagacctgagagagGAGGACTCAGCTGAGTATAAGATTAGATTCAGAACAGGTCAGACAACCTGGGAGCCCACCATCCCTGGAACAACTCTGACTGTCACAG GTCTGCAGGTGAAGTTGACTCCTGCCACTGTGACAGAGGGACAGAAGgtgacactgacctgtagcaccacctgtactctgagtgacaaccccacctacatctggtacaagaaTGGACATGTAACCAACCAATCTACCAGTCTGTTCCTAAACCCAGTCAGCAGTGAGGATGCAGGCAGATACTCCTGTTCTGTAGAAGGACATGAGGAGATCCCCTCTGATGAAGAGACTCTCACTGTCAGAT ATGGTCCAAGGAacacctcagtgtcagtcagtccctctggtgaaatagtggagggcagttcagtgactctgacctgcagcagtgatgccaacccacctgtggacaaatacacctgGTACAGGAAGAACGTAACCTCACCAAAAGCATCAGGACAGAGTTACAGCATCACTAACATCAtctctgaggacagaggagaatattACTGTGAGGCCCAGAATGGAAGAGGATCTATGAACTCTACAGCTCAGATGATCATTGTAGCAG GGAAACCCACCTCCTTTGTGACTGCAGCTGTAGGAATCATAGTGGttgttctggttctcatcctctgtctctctggcttcaTGTGGTTCAG GAAGAAGGCCTCCAAATCCACCTCTGACACAAGAGACAcatcagagaatgtacag gGAGACTCTAGTCCAGTGTATGACAACATCTCAGGCATGGCCATGACCTCTACTGCAGCACAGACAGCTGACACAGACAACCAGGATTATGTTCACTATGCCAGCGTCCACTTCTGTGGCTCCAAAAACCAGGACGTGCCTCTATACTCCACCGTCCAGCTGCCTCAGCCCCAGATTCAGGATGAGGATCTCCAGTATGCTGCTGTGAAATTCAGCTGCCCCAGTGCTGCCACCCGGTGA
- the LOC109886091 gene encoding uncharacterized protein LOC109886091 — MQRTPPSPQRTNPIGLNTSSASKYAFTGTRRMAPINGNECFFWRTTGCFYGDKCRFKHKPDQKGRDRKAPALERDAVPGPGTSAEEGSCHGAGLDAVPGLVTGTEEDSGLGLRAWWHALQGECEEQAQDVPDWESALVAWCMEPAQVAPQVAPQVALLGSTEHLSISSQVVCGSLRSRFSNFSIFSQMCSGSLLGSTNCPVCPPPNVFSANPGVGAVLPFLLASAAKGGDPVFSLLDERRAQSKLPPTLSQMEIYAYYYYWWTENTLQFLKLFDVCEYNRTHMEDKNLRRNPNRK, encoded by the exons ATGCAGagaacacctccctctcctcagagGACCAACCCCATAGGCCTCAACACCTCCTCCGCCTCCAAGTACGCCTTCACAGG gaccAGGAGGATGGCTCCCATCAATGGTAACGAGTGTTTCTTCTGGAGGACCACCGGCTGTTTCTATGGTGACAAGTGTCGCTTCAAACACAAGCCTGACCAGAAAGGAAGAGacaggaaggctccggccttggagcgggATGCCGTGCCTGGACCGGGCAccagcgcagaggaaggctcctgccatggagcaggactggacgcTGTGCCCGGGCTGGTCACTGGCACAGAGGAAGACTCCGGGCTTGGACTCCGGGCCTGGTggcacgcacttcagggcgagtgcgaggagcaggcacaggacgtaccagaCTGGGAAAGCGCACTGGTGGCCTGGTgcatggagccggcacaggtggcaccacAGGTGGCACCACAGGTGGCACTCCTTGGGTCGACCGaacacctctctatctcctcccaggtGGTCTGTGGCTCTCTCCGTTCACGCTTCTCCAatttctccatcttctcccagaTGTGCTCTGGTTCCCTCCTCGGCTCCACCAACTGCCCCGTGTGCCCACCCCCAAATGTTTTTAGCGCGAACCCCGGCGTCGGCGCTGTCCTCCCTTTTCTCCTTGCGTCTGCCGCCAAAGGCGGCGATCCtgtattttcacttttggatgaaaggcgtgcccagagtaaactgcctcctactctttcccagatggaaatatatgcatattattattactggtggacagaaaacactctgcagtttctaaaactgtttgatgtctgtgagtataacagaactcatatggaagacaaaaacctgagaagaaatccaaacaggaagtga
- the LOC116364620 gene encoding B-cell receptor CD22-like isoform X2: MALRTAGSVLVVFLWSVAVALGQNGWSVTYTKKSICTLKGSTVEMSCSYTYPSGTVTTNFWFTKKYAVENYVNLRKDPDYKGRVMYRSDKTNGHTLTITDLRESDSAEYKFRFITDQTGGKYSGYPGVTLSVTDLQVKVTTTWWSTTLTCSTTCILTGNPTYIWYRNSKIVQGASSPSYTVYFKTEDRFYCAVKDINSPAVSVEGHSYFHVTYTHQRICTLNGSSVDISCSYTYPSGHTISETIWYTKGKLHEAPQILSPGYGGRVEYLGNMQSDSILRITDLREEDSAEYKIRFRTGQTTWEPTIPGTTLTVTGLQVKLTPATVTEGQKVTLTCSTTCTLSDNPTYIWYKNGHVTNQSTSLFLNPVSSEDAGRYSCSVEGHEEIPSDEETLTVRYGPRNTSVSVSPSGEIVEGSSVTLTCSSDANPPVDKYTWYRKNVTSPKASGQSYSITNIISEDRGEYYCEAQNGRGSMNSTAQMIIVAGKPTSFVTAAVGIIVVVLVLILCLSGFMWFRKKASKSTSDTRDTSENVQGDSSPVYDNISGMAMTSTAAQTADTDNQDYVHYASVHFCGSKNQDVPLYSTVQLPQPQIQDEDLQYAAVKFSCPSAATR, encoded by the exons atggccttgagaacagcaggaagtgtgttggtggtctttctctggtctgtagcag TGGCACTTGGGCAGAATGGCTGGAGTGTTACCTACACCAAGAAGAGTATCTGTACCTTGAAGGGGTCAACAGTGGAGATGTCCTGCTCTTACACATATCCCAGTGGTACAGTAACAACAAACTTCTGGTTCACCAAAAAGTATGCTGTGGAGAATTATGTAAATCTGAGAAAGGACCCAGACTACAAAGGTCGTGTGATGTACCGTAGTGATAAGACGAATGGCCACACCCTGACAATCACAGACCTGAGAGAAAGTGACTCAGCTGAGTACAAGTTCAGATTTATAACAGATCAGACCGGAGGGAAATATTCTGGCTatcctggagtcactctgtctgttacag ACCTGCAGGTGAAGGTGACCACTACATGGTGGTCAACgacactgacctgtagcaccacctgtattCTGACTGGTaaccccacctacatctggtacaggAACAGTAAGATTGTACAAGGGGCCTCCTCCCCCTCATACACAGTCTACTTTAAAACTGAAGACAGATTCTACTGTGCTGTAAAAGACATCAATTCTcctgcagtgt CTGTTGAGGGTCACAGTTATTTCCACGTGACTTACACCCATCAGAGGATCTGTACCTTGAATGGGTCATCAGTGGACATATCCTGCTCTTATACTTATCCCAGTGGTCATACAATCTCTGAAACAATCTGGTATACAAAAGGAAAACTTCATGAGGCGCCTCAAATCCTGAGCCCGGGGTATGGAGGTCGTGTGGAGTACCTTGGAAATATGCAGAGTGACTCCATCCTGAGaatcacagacctgagagagGAGGACTCAGCTGAGTATAAGATTAGATTCAGAACAGGTCAGACAACCTGGGAGCCCACCATCCCTGGAACAACTCTGACTGTCACAG GTCTGCAGGTGAAGTTGACTCCTGCCACTGTGACAGAGGGACAGAAGgtgacactgacctgtagcaccacctgtactctgagtgacaaccccacctacatctggtacaagaaTGGACATGTAACCAACCAATCTACCAGTCTGTTCCTAAACCCAGTCAGCAGTGAGGATGCAGGCAGATACTCCTGTTCTGTAGAAGGACATGAGGAGATCCCCTCTGATGAAGAGACTCTCACTGTCAGAT ATGGTCCAAGGAacacctcagtgtcagtcagtccctctggtgaaatagtggagggcagttcagtgactctgacctgcagcagtgatgccaacccacctgtggacaaatacacctgGTACAGGAAGAACGTAACCTCACCAAAAGCATCAGGACAGAGTTACAGCATCACTAACATCAtctctgaggacagaggagaatattACTGTGAGGCCCAGAATGGAAGAGGATCTATGAACTCTACAGCTCAGATGATCATTGTAGCAG GGAAACCCACCTCCTTTGTGACTGCAGCTGTAGGAATCATAGTGGttgttctggttctcatcctctgtctctctggcttcaTGTGGTTCAG GAAGAAGGCCTCCAAATCCACCTCTGACACAAGAGACAcatcagagaatgtacag gGAGACTCTAGTCCAGTGTATGACAACATCTCAGGCATGGCCATGACCTCTACTGCAGCACAGACAGCTGACACAGACAACCAGGATTATGTTCACTATGCCAGCGTCCACTTCTGTGGCTCCAAAAACCAGGACGTGCCTCTATACTCCACCGTCCAGCTGCCTCAGCCCCAGATTCAGGATGAGGATCTCCAGTATGCTGCTGTGAAATTCAGCTGCCCCAGTGCTGCCACCCGGTGA